A region from the Natronomonas salsuginis genome encodes:
- a CDS encoding shikimate kinase, giving the protein MVGRAAAPAAGTVLNALANGYGSAFAIEDAYTEATVELDDTGAITAKIAGKPDGDTRLVERCVESVIERVGDGEGGHVRTESEIPMASGLKSSSAAANATVLATLDALDVDLDREDACRIGVDAAREVGVTVTGAFDDASASMLGGVTVTDNTTDELLRREEPDWDVLVYTPDEQGFSADADVSRCERIAPMADVVYDLAMDGAYLDAMCVNGFAFCAALDHSPEPLVEALPDAAASLSGTGPSYTAVGDRETLEELAAIWSQREGHTWLTTTQRTGATRR; this is encoded by the coding sequence ATGGTTGGTCGTGCAGCCGCCCCGGCGGCCGGAACCGTGTTGAATGCGCTCGCGAACGGCTACGGCTCCGCGTTCGCGATCGAGGACGCCTACACTGAGGCGACCGTCGAACTCGACGACACGGGAGCGATCACCGCCAAAATCGCGGGGAAACCGGACGGCGACACCCGACTCGTCGAACGCTGCGTCGAATCGGTGATCGAGCGGGTCGGGGACGGCGAGGGCGGCCACGTGCGAACCGAGAGCGAGATCCCGATGGCGTCGGGGCTGAAAAGCTCCAGCGCGGCCGCCAACGCCACCGTGCTCGCGACCCTCGACGCGCTCGACGTTGATCTCGACCGCGAGGACGCCTGTCGAATCGGCGTCGACGCGGCGCGGGAGGTGGGCGTGACGGTGACTGGCGCGTTCGACGACGCGTCGGCGTCGATGCTCGGCGGCGTGACCGTCACCGACAACACGACCGACGAACTGCTCCGGCGCGAGGAGCCCGACTGGGACGTGCTCGTGTACACGCCGGACGAACAGGGGTTTTCTGCCGACGCGGACGTCTCGCGGTGTGAGCGAATCGCGCCGATGGCGGACGTCGTCTACGACCTCGCGATGGATGGGGCGTATCTCGACGCGATGTGCGTCAACGGGTTCGCTTTCTGTGCGGCGCTGGACCACTCTCCGGAACCGCTGGTCGAGGCACTGCCCGACGCGGCCGCCTCGCTGTCGGGGACCGGACCGAGCTACACCGCGGTCGGCGACCGCGAGACGCTCGAGGAACTGGCTGCGATCTGGAGTCAACGAGAGGGACACACATGGCTAACAACGACACAACGGACGGGAGCAACGAGACGATGA
- a CDS encoding chorismate mutase yields MANNDTTDGSNETMMRDDPAEMDLDELRDEIRSIDQEIVERIAQRTYVAESIAAVKREKGLPTTDESQEEAVMERAGANAEQFDVDANLVKAIFRLLIELNKIEQNQHGINDGQQSNWDSDEG; encoded by the coding sequence ATGGCTAACAACGACACAACGGACGGGAGCAACGAGACGATGATGCGCGACGATCCCGCGGAGATGGATCTCGACGAACTCCGAGACGAGATCAGATCGATCGATCAAGAGATCGTCGAACGGATCGCCCAGCGGACGTACGTCGCCGAGAGCATCGCCGCAGTCAAACGCGAAAAGGGGCTGCCGACGACGGACGAATCCCAGGAGGAAGCAGTAATGGAACGGGCCGGAGCGAACGCCGAACAGTTCGACGTGGACGCGAACCTCGTGAAGGCGATCTTTCGGCTGCTGATCGAACTGAACAAGATAGAGCAAAATCAACACGGGATAAACGACGGACAGCAGTCGAATTGGGATTCTGACGAAGGGTAA
- a CDS encoding H/ACA ribonucleoprotein complex subunit GAR1 has product MKRVGEVVRTAQGLAIVRSPDDSHPKIGTELLSSDLDAVGRVVDVFGPVDRPYVAVSPDRNVALATLLGEKLYAR; this is encoded by the coding sequence ATGAAGCGCGTCGGCGAGGTCGTCAGGACCGCACAGGGACTGGCCATCGTCCGGTCGCCGGACGACTCACACCCGAAGATCGGAACGGAACTCCTCAGTTCGGACCTCGACGCCGTCGGTCGCGTCGTGGACGTGTTCGGCCCCGTCGATCGCCCGTACGTCGCCGTCTCACCGGATCGGAACGTCGCGCTGGCGACGTTGCTCGGCGAGAAGCTGTACGCCAGGTGA
- the srp19 gene encoding signal recognition particle subunit SRP19, with protein MVENVIWPAYLDAERSRSEGRRVPLDLAVSEPTVDEIASAVQQVGYDAVIDRDRTYPREYEPRGRVVVKGADDASKSDLLGAVAAYVAALRE; from the coding sequence ATGGTCGAAAACGTCATCTGGCCCGCCTACCTCGACGCCGAGCGCTCTCGGAGCGAGGGGAGACGGGTCCCGCTGGATCTCGCCGTCTCGGAGCCGACCGTCGACGAGATCGCGAGCGCGGTCCAACAGGTCGGCTACGACGCCGTCATCGATCGGGATCGAACGTACCCCCGAGAGTACGAACCGCGCGGACGCGTCGTCGTCAAGGGGGCCGACGACGCGTCGAAGTCCGATCTGCTCGGGGCGGTCGCCGCGTACGTCGCCGCCCTCCGCGAATGA
- a CDS encoding PGF-CTERM-anchored ABC transporter substrate-binding protein: protein MRSRTSLLLVSILVVASIAATVPMAAADTHASACSFPVSETDATGETVTVEERPERIVVLQPSAAQTVWELGAQGRVVGAPVAPYTDYLKGIDEKQNVLNLDEFSVNREAVVELDADIVLAPNIVPNETVEQLRGANQTVFKFGVGTSLEFIADKTELTGRLIGSCEEAANVNEAYWDRIESARAATEGGDAPRVLHYTDNFTAGSGTFIDEIIAAAGGENVAAKNGIEGYGRVNDEAVVRWNPEVILVADDGPGVPETAAFESTFAVRNEQVVVVDGNYLSQPGPRIAIAIEELATALSDATLESDDAAETDAIDDRTSTPTPMASAPEDQTGFGVLSALVALTALGLFARRR, encoded by the coding sequence ATGCGTTCTCGAACCTCGCTGCTTCTCGTCTCGATACTCGTTGTCGCGTCGATCGCCGCAACCGTCCCGATGGCGGCCGCCGACACGCACGCGTCGGCCTGTTCGTTCCCGGTGTCGGAGACCGACGCGACCGGCGAAACGGTGACCGTTGAGGAGCGCCCCGAACGAATCGTCGTGTTACAGCCGAGTGCCGCACAGACCGTCTGGGAACTTGGTGCCCAAGGTCGCGTCGTCGGTGCTCCGGTCGCGCCCTACACGGACTACCTCAAAGGGATCGACGAGAAACAGAACGTGTTGAACCTCGACGAGTTCAGCGTCAACCGCGAGGCGGTCGTCGAGCTGGACGCCGATATCGTGCTCGCACCGAACATCGTTCCGAACGAGACCGTCGAGCAACTCCGAGGGGCGAATCAGACCGTGTTCAAATTCGGGGTCGGAACGTCGCTGGAGTTCATCGCTGACAAGACCGAGTTGACCGGGCGACTGATCGGCTCCTGCGAGGAGGCCGCCAACGTGAACGAGGCGTACTGGGATCGCATCGAATCTGCGCGGGCGGCTACCGAGGGCGGCGACGCCCCGCGCGTACTCCACTACACGGACAACTTCACGGCCGGGTCGGGGACGTTCATTGACGAGATCATCGCGGCCGCGGGCGGCGAAAACGTCGCAGCGAAAAACGGCATCGAGGGCTACGGACGGGTGAACGACGAAGCGGTGGTTCGGTGGAACCCCGAGGTCATCCTCGTCGCGGACGACGGACCGGGCGTCCCCGAGACGGCCGCGTTCGAGTCGACGTTCGCCGTCAGAAACGAGCAGGTCGTCGTCGTCGACGGCAACTACCTGAGTCAGCCGGGACCGCGGATCGCCATCGCGATCGAAGAACTCGCGACAGCTTTGAGCGACGCGACACTCGAAAGCGACGATGCCGCGGAGACCGACGCGATCGACGACCGGACATCGACGCCGACGCCCATGGCTTCCGCACCTGAAGACCAGACCGGGTTCGGCGTCCTCTCGGCGCTCGTCGCGCTCACGGCGCTCGGGCTGTTCGCCCGGCGTCGATAG
- the btuC gene encoding vitamin B12 ABC transporter permease BtuC has translation MSLPRTLIWSSALSALLVAVVVVSAALGYADIGPLEVAYVLLNAIRLPGLDGTSPVWTRPFHFEVASSTALIVRQIRLPRIVLGAIVGFALALAGTVMQGFFRNPMADPSIIGVSSGAAVGAVAFIVLPLSVPFGRAAFAFCGALVAAFAVYAIATEGGRTPVATLLLAGVALQTFLGAVISFLLLNAGDNLETAVYWLMGHLHDSTWGRVRLALPVVVLLFAILIAYARDLNVLLLGEDDAHTLGIEVERTKRVLLATSSVVTAAAVAVAGVIGFVGLIVPHMMRLVVGPDHRVLLPTSALAGATFLVATDTVARSGPAEIPVGIVTAALGAPFFLYLLRKREVHAL, from the coding sequence ATGTCCCTTCCGCGGACGCTCATCTGGTCGAGTGCGTTGAGCGCGCTGCTCGTCGCGGTCGTCGTCGTGAGCGCCGCCCTCGGGTATGCCGATATCGGCCCCCTGGAGGTCGCGTACGTTCTGTTGAACGCCATTCGGCTCCCCGGGCTGGACGGAACGTCGCCGGTGTGGACGCGGCCGTTCCACTTCGAGGTCGCATCGTCGACCGCGCTCATCGTTCGGCAGATTCGGCTCCCGCGAATCGTGTTGGGGGCGATCGTCGGTTTCGCACTTGCACTCGCGGGAACCGTCATGCAGGGCTTTTTCCGGAATCCGATGGCCGATCCCTCCATCATCGGGGTCTCCTCGGGCGCGGCCGTGGGTGCCGTCGCGTTCATCGTGCTTCCGCTTTCCGTGCCGTTCGGTCGAGCCGCATTCGCTTTCTGCGGCGCGCTCGTCGCTGCCTTCGCAGTGTACGCCATCGCCACCGAAGGCGGCCGGACGCCCGTCGCGACGCTCCTGTTGGCTGGCGTCGCCCTCCAGACGTTCCTCGGGGCGGTCATCTCGTTTCTGCTGTTGAACGCGGGCGACAACCTCGAAACAGCGGTCTACTGGCTCATGGGCCATCTCCACGACAGCACGTGGGGTCGTGTTCGGCTGGCGCTGCCCGTCGTCGTGCTCCTCTTCGCGATTCTGATTGCGTATGCGCGAGACCTCAACGTCTTGCTGTTGGGCGAAGACGACGCCCATACCCTTGGTATTGAGGTCGAACGGACGAAGCGGGTCCTGCTCGCGACGTCGAGCGTCGTCACGGCGGCGGCGGTCGCGGTCGCCGGCGTGATCGGGTTCGTGGGACTCATCGTCCCGCACATGATGCGACTCGTCGTCGGACCGGACCACCGGGTTCTCCTCCCGACGAGCGCGCTCGCGGGCGCGACGTTCCTCGTGGCGACCGACACGGTCGCCCGGTCGGGGCCGGCCGAGATCCCCGTCGGGATCGTCACCGCGGCGCTCGGCGCGCCGTTCTTCCTGTATCTGCTCCGCAAGCGGGAGGTGCACGCGCTGTGA
- a CDS encoding heme ABC transporter ATP-binding protein produces the protein MIEFDDVGVDFGGVTVLDDIELFVDGGEFLALVGPNGAGKTTLLRTCNGLLSPDRGDVYVGGRPVAECSAREIGQLVATVPQETTVAFEFPVADIVEMGRTPHRSRFEPADDADRAAVDDALERTDTVRFAERSVEELSGGERQRVMVARALAQDAPILLLDEPTASLDINHQVRMLALARALADDGRTVVAAIHDLELAARFCDRMALLSDGALLAEGSPETVLTSGRLEAAFDVRTAIATNPVTGTPAVTPLSDEPPGDTHVHVLGAGERAARTIGRLVDTGVSVTAGVLPEGDVAAITARGLARDVVTAPAFEPIPDDRLAAVESHVASADATVVAGSLDGPNERFVQMSSPVFALEEVSDPPIGVHAVGERDLLDRVGSMMAEPTPPQ, from the coding sequence GTGATCGAGTTCGACGATGTTGGCGTCGATTTCGGGGGCGTAACCGTCCTCGACGACATCGAACTGTTCGTCGACGGGGGGGAATTCCTCGCGTTAGTCGGGCCGAACGGCGCGGGGAAAACCACGCTGTTGCGAACGTGCAACGGACTGCTCTCGCCGGATCGCGGCGACGTCTACGTGGGGGGCCGACCCGTCGCCGAGTGTTCGGCCCGTGAGATCGGACAGTTGGTCGCGACGGTCCCACAGGAGACGACGGTCGCGTTCGAGTTCCCGGTCGCCGACATCGTCGAGATGGGCCGGACGCCGCATCGATCGCGGTTCGAACCGGCGGACGACGCTGACCGCGCAGCCGTGGACGACGCGCTCGAACGAACGGACACGGTGCGCTTCGCCGAACGGTCCGTCGAGGAACTGAGCGGCGGCGAGCGACAGCGCGTTATGGTGGCGCGCGCGCTCGCACAGGACGCACCGATACTGCTCCTCGACGAACCGACCGCCAGTCTCGATATCAATCATCAGGTCCGGATGCTCGCGCTGGCGAGAGCGCTCGCCGACGACGGGCGAACGGTCGTCGCGGCGATTCACGATCTCGAACTCGCGGCGCGCTTCTGTGACCGGATGGCCCTCCTCTCGGACGGGGCGCTTCTCGCGGAGGGATCGCCCGAGACGGTGCTCACGTCGGGGCGACTCGAGGCCGCCTTCGACGTTCGGACGGCCATCGCGACGAATCCCGTCACCGGGACGCCAGCGGTGACGCCGCTTTCGGACGAGCCGCCAGGGGACACGCACGTCCACGTTCTCGGTGCCGGCGAGAGGGCGGCGCGAACGATCGGCCGACTCGTCGATACGGGCGTGTCCGTCACGGCCGGCGTGCTCCCCGAGGGTGACGTCGCCGCGATCACCGCTCGTGGCCTCGCCCGCGACGTCGTCACGGCACCGGCCTTCGAACCGATCCCCGACGACCGCCTCGCGGCCGTCGAGTCACACGTCGCGTCGGCTGACGCGACCGTCGTCGCGGGGTCGCTCGACGGCCCGAACGAACGATTCGTGCAGATGTCGAGTCCGGTGTTCGCGCTCGAAGAGGTTTCTGATCCCCCGATCGGGGTCCACGCAGTCGGTGAGCGCGATCTACTCGATCGGGTCGGCTCGATGATGGCCGAGCCGACGCCGCCACAATAA
- a CDS encoding DUF7563 family protein → MPHCRNCDAFVTDNYVRVFAPQGMSTVRVCPNCEDKLRDGAEVREARSTRQN, encoded by the coding sequence ATGCCACACTGCCGCAACTGCGACGCGTTCGTGACGGACAACTACGTGCGCGTGTTCGCTCCGCAGGGAATGTCGACGGTTCGCGTCTGTCCGAATTGCGAGGATAAACTTCGAGACGGTGCGGAAGTCCGAGAGGCCCGTTCGACGCGGCAGAACTGA
- a CDS encoding cupin domain-containing protein gives MQGGSPRLQPWGESDTHHDQEEVFYVQSGEATFEVTDAPDTEAAEAVSVGAGEVIRFPAGEFQTGYNEETNDEPVVGFALGAPAPKHDWDEIEAAIPCQACGEETGHGVSLSDGGAFEYTCLTCGNQFAI, from the coding sequence GTGCAAGGAGGAAGCCCACGGCTTCAGCCGTGGGGGGAATCCGACACCCACCACGACCAAGAGGAAGTATTCTACGTCCAATCGGGGGAAGCGACCTTCGAGGTGACCGACGCGCCCGACACCGAGGCGGCCGAAGCGGTCAGCGTCGGTGCGGGCGAAGTGATCCGGTTTCCCGCCGGGGAGTTCCAGACGGGATACAACGAGGAGACAAACGATGAGCCGGTCGTCGGGTTCGCCCTCGGCGCGCCGGCACCGAAACACGACTGGGACGAGATAGAGGCGGCGATCCCCTGCCAAGCGTGCGGCGAGGAAACCGGTCACGGCGTCTCGCTGAGCGACGGGGGAGCGTTCGAGTACACCTGTCTGACGTGTGGCAACCAGTTTGCGATCTAA
- a CDS encoding class I SAM-dependent methyltransferase translates to MPVRCVRAAREDGEEIRQRLVEVDALSAEYEIEVVDGEIYIPLDPAADPRSIDPDLEVVERDLARRQSQTFPADILGFEPSYERLGDIVIVDEDDDATARTIADAILASDVRARTVVNRASPIEGELRVRRWDVLGGNGTETVHREYGCEFELDISEVYFSPRLATERHRVIEQVAPEEHFFDMFAGVGPFVVPAAKRDAECVGVDLNAAAIEYLRRNAERNGVADRVNVIHGDVRSITGYDGWAERLVMNLPHSADEFLDTAVELAGDDCRLHYYDIQHDADPFGPGEAAIRDAAEPDYDVEIETRHEVRSYAPHELNVCLDARLRQR, encoded by the coding sequence ATGCCGGTTCGTTGCGTTCGCGCGGCCCGCGAAGACGGCGAGGAGATCCGCCAGCGGCTCGTCGAAGTGGACGCGCTGTCGGCGGAGTACGAGATCGAAGTCGTCGACGGCGAGATCTACATCCCGCTCGATCCGGCAGCCGATCCCAGGTCGATTGACCCCGATCTGGAGGTCGTCGAGCGCGACCTGGCGCGCCGGCAGTCACAGACGTTTCCGGCGGATATCCTCGGCTTCGAGCCCTCTTACGAGCGCCTCGGCGACATCGTCATCGTCGACGAGGACGACGACGCGACCGCCCGCACCATCGCCGACGCGATACTGGCGTCGGACGTGCGAGCGAGGACGGTCGTCAACCGAGCGTCGCCGATCGAGGGTGAACTCCGCGTGCGCCGGTGGGACGTGCTGGGTGGCAACGGGACCGAAACCGTCCACCGCGAGTACGGCTGTGAGTTCGAACTCGATATCTCCGAGGTCTACTTCTCGCCGCGGCTCGCGACCGAGCGCCACCGCGTGATCGAGCAGGTCGCCCCTGAGGAGCACTTCTTCGACATGTTCGCCGGGGTCGGCCCGTTCGTCGTTCCGGCAGCGAAGCGCGACGCGGAGTGCGTGGGTGTCGATCTGAACGCGGCGGCGATTGAGTATCTCCGACGAAACGCCGAACGAAACGGGGTCGCCGATCGAGTGAACGTGATTCACGGTGACGTTCGGTCGATCACCGGCTACGACGGCTGGGCCGAGCGGCTCGTGATGAACCTCCCCCACAGCGCGGACGAGTTCCTCGATACCGCCGTCGAACTCGCTGGCGACGACTGCCGGCTTCACTACTACGACATCCAACACGATGCGGACCCGTTCGGTCCCGGCGAGGCGGCGATCCGCGACGCCGCGGAGCCCGACTACGACGTCGAGATCGAGACGCGACACGAGGTTCGTTCGTACGCCCCCCACGAACTAAACGTCTGCCTCGACGCTCGATTGCGGCAGCGATGA
- the dph5 gene encoding diphthine synthase — protein MLTFVGLGLYDERSITVEGREAVADADRVFAEFYTSKLVGATVEDLESYHDTAIEVRDRPGVEEDPEPILDAAADGNAVFLTAGDTMISTTHVDLRLRAAERGIDTRVIHGTTAEAAAASLTGLQNYRFGKATTLPFAYAHGGDGVPGSVVDTVTDNRDRGLHTLVYLDIKVGIGPKGRDPDHEEYMTADHAAGRLADELDALGVAVARAGSPNPVVAADQLSALAGRAFGEPLHLLILPGDLHVIERDALAELAGAPTSALPDPV, from the coding sequence ATGCTCACGTTCGTCGGCCTCGGACTCTACGACGAGCGGTCGATCACGGTCGAGGGCCGCGAGGCCGTCGCCGACGCCGACCGCGTCTTCGCGGAGTTTTACACCAGCAAACTCGTCGGCGCGACCGTCGAGGATCTCGAATCGTACCACGACACCGCGATCGAAGTACGAGATCGCCCAGGCGTCGAGGAGGATCCCGAGCCGATCCTCGACGCCGCGGCCGACGGCAACGCCGTCTTTCTCACGGCCGGGGATACGATGATCTCGACGACCCACGTCGACTTGCGCCTCCGGGCGGCCGAGCGCGGAATCGACACCCGGGTGATCCACGGGACGACCGCCGAGGCGGCCGCGGCCTCGCTGACTGGGCTGCAGAACTACCGATTCGGGAAGGCTACGACGCTGCCGTTCGCCTACGCCCACGGCGGCGACGGCGTTCCCGGGAGCGTCGTCGACACCGTCACTGACAACCGCGATCGCGGCCTCCACACGCTCGTCTACCTCGACATCAAGGTCGGAATCGGCCCGAAGGGGCGAGATCCCGATCACGAGGAGTACATGACCGCCGACCACGCGGCGGGCCGGCTGGCCGACGAACTCGATGCGCTCGGCGTGGCCGTTGCCCGGGCGGGGAGTCCGAATCCGGTCGTCGCCGCCGATCAACTCTCCGCGCTCGCGGGTCGGGCGTTCGGCGAGCCGCTGCATCTGCTGATACTCCCCGGCGATCTCCACGTTATCGAACGGGACGCCCTCGCCGAACTCGCCGGCGCACCCACGTCTGCACTTCCCGACCCCGTCTGA